The following proteins are encoded in a genomic region of Ornithinibacillus sp. 4-3:
- a CDS encoding DUF418 domain-containing protein: MSELNAATRGTQKKRALSLDLARGFMLLLIVLSHVPLFLYMIEPGVLTKVAGSTTLDHFLNFLMEIIVDNRARPLFAVLFGYGLVMIYRKQQERKGDKEAKRIIKRRCWYLILFGAVLAGVAGGQDILMTYGIAGLLLVSTLKKDNTKIKKYVIISILICAIYIPFLWGGVLFENQSYGLLESVTGQETYFNTVLDRLISIPIIPLFTHVFFPVIPSVLIGIWLGNLNILIKPQPHLKLLKQLTIAGLSISLLGAIPLVLINDFWFPSFFIAGVVYGIHVITGFAAGIGYAALFGLLGVWIKKQGFIVKSIAALGKRSLTFFVIHEVSIVILLSPIAFNLGAVLTVTTSVLIGILIWVVTLFTAYFMEHHQMSGPLEKYMRYLIYRHPTSNNAST, from the coding sequence ATGTCTGAGCTAAATGCAGCTACTAGAGGAACTCAAAAGAAACGTGCGCTTTCTTTAGATCTCGCACGAGGATTCATGCTCTTATTGATTGTTCTTTCACATGTGCCCCTGTTTTTATATATGATAGAACCGGGTGTATTAACAAAAGTAGCTGGTAGTACCACTTTGGATCATTTCTTAAATTTTTTAATGGAGATTATTGTAGATAATCGTGCACGCCCATTATTCGCAGTATTGTTTGGGTATGGTCTGGTCATGATTTATCGTAAGCAACAAGAAAGAAAAGGTGATAAGGAAGCAAAGCGGATTATCAAAAGAAGATGCTGGTATTTAATTTTATTTGGAGCTGTCCTCGCAGGAGTTGCGGGTGGACAGGATATATTAATGACATATGGTATTGCGGGACTTCTATTAGTTTCTACCTTAAAAAAAGACAATACAAAGATTAAAAAATATGTGATTATTTCTATCCTTATATGCGCTATCTATATACCATTTCTATGGGGAGGCGTTCTATTTGAGAATCAGTCTTATGGATTGCTCGAGTCAGTAACTGGTCAAGAAACATATTTCAATACCGTGCTGGATCGGTTAATAAGTATACCAATCATTCCTTTATTTACCCATGTATTCTTTCCAGTAATTCCTTCTGTACTAATAGGAATTTGGCTAGGAAATTTAAATATATTGATCAAACCACAACCTCATCTAAAGCTACTAAAACAATTAACGATTGCCGGTCTAAGCATCTCACTCCTTGGCGCTATACCACTAGTATTGATTAATGACTTTTGGTTTCCTAGTTTCTTTATTGCAGGGGTAGTATATGGGATTCATGTAATCACTGGTTTTGCTGCTGGTATAGGCTATGCTGCACTATTCGGATTACTAGGAGTCTGGATTAAAAAACAAGGCTTTATTGTAAAATCCATCGCAGCATTGGGGAAACGTTCATTAACTTTTTTCGTTATACATGAAGTGTCCATTGTGATCCTCCTATCCCCTATAGCCTTTAATTTAGGTGCAGTTCTAACAGTTACAACTTCTGTACTAATCGGGATTCTCATCTGGGTTGTTACTTTATTTACAGCCTATTTTATGGAGCATCATCAAATGTCAGGTCCACTGGAAAAGTATATGCGCTATCTAATCTATCGTCATCCAACAAGTAATAATGCTTCCACGTAA
- a CDS encoding ABC transporter permease codes for MISTSITRIQAIFMKDYREFSRNYAVSVMMIMPIVMAFIYKDMTIDVIEKMFFPTSIGLGMVTAFVQACLIAEEKERNTLRSLLLSPASLMDILTGKSLLVAVVSTFTLGLSYFILDFMPSIYFILALLLSIFFYAALGTICGLFAKSTMEATFTVLPAAIIFPFGPLVMSFAERFPIFELAKWLPSSQLFEIANGENLVSAFLIIIAWTVVAWIVAVILCKKRMVD; via the coding sequence ATGATAAGTACTTCAATAACTAGAATTCAAGCAATTTTCATGAAAGATTATCGAGAATTTTCGCGAAATTATGCAGTCTCCGTTATGATGATTATGCCTATAGTAATGGCTTTTATTTATAAAGATATGACTATAGATGTTATCGAGAAGATGTTTTTCCCAACATCAATTGGTCTTGGAATGGTTACCGCATTCGTTCAAGCATGTTTAATTGCAGAGGAGAAGGAAAGAAATACATTACGAAGTTTATTATTATCACCTGCCTCTTTAATGGATATTCTAACAGGAAAAAGTCTTCTTGTTGCGGTTGTCAGCACGTTCACATTAGGGCTTAGTTATTTCATTTTAGATTTCATGCCTAGTATTTATTTTATTCTTGCACTACTTCTTTCTATTTTCTTTTACGCAGCACTTGGTACGATATGTGGTTTATTTGCTAAATCAACAATGGAGGCAACATTTACTGTACTTCCTGCAGCAATTATTTTCCCATTTGGTCCGCTTGTGATGTCTTTTGCAGAACGTTTTCCTATATTTGAATTAGCTAAATGGTTGCCAAGCTCGCAATTATTTGAGATTGCAAATGGAGAAAATTTAGTATCCGCATTTTTAATTATTATTGCATGGACAGTTGTTGCTTGGATCGTAGCAGTAATTTTATGTAAGAAGCGAATGGTTGATTAA
- a CDS encoding Na(+)/H(+) antiporter subunit B — MGSNDMILQTATKVVSFIILLFSLHIFFAGHYNPGGGFVGGLLTSGAIVLLLLAYDIKTVANSLPINYRYMIAIGLLFAVGTGVGAFIFDVPFLTHAFDYFELPLLGKTSLHTAVLFDIGVYLVVVGATMTIIQTIGESE; from the coding sequence ATGGGCTCAAATGACATGATTTTACAAACTGCAACCAAAGTCGTTTCTTTTATCATTTTACTTTTCTCTCTCCATATATTTTTCGCAGGTCATTACAATCCTGGAGGCGGGTTTGTTGGTGGTTTATTGACCTCTGGTGCAATTGTTTTACTATTGCTTGCTTATGATATTAAAACAGTGGCGAATAGCTTACCTATTAATTACAGATACATGATTGCCATTGGACTTTTATTTGCTGTTGGGACAGGTGTAGGAGCATTCATCTTTGACGTTCCTTTCCTAACCCATGCATTTGACTATTTTGAATTACCATTACTCGGCAAAACATCCTTACATACAGCTGTTTTGTTTGATATTGGCGTATACCTAGTTGTCGTTGGTGCTACGATGACCATTATTCAAACGATTGGAGAGAGCGAATAA
- a CDS encoding sigma-70 family RNA polymerase sigma factor: MNLFKKYEEDIYRMAYVYVKNSDDALDVVQETAYKSFTQIKTLKNPEYFKTWLIRIAINISLDFLKKQKKIVYLNTEHTDSLSTNPEDASLQITLESLMERLTEQEKSIVLLRYYADQTMSEIAKTLDIPLGTVKTVLYRALNKLRTQMTREDIYEQ; the protein is encoded by the coding sequence ATCAACCTCTTCAAAAAATACGAAGAAGATATTTATCGCATGGCGTATGTATATGTGAAGAATTCAGATGATGCATTGGATGTAGTACAGGAAACAGCTTATAAATCATTTACACAAATTAAAACATTAAAGAATCCAGAATATTTTAAAACATGGTTGATTCGTATTGCGATAAATATTTCACTGGATTTTTTAAAAAAACAGAAGAAAATTGTTTATTTAAATACAGAGCATACAGACAGCTTATCGACTAATCCAGAAGATGCTTCACTACAAATTACACTGGAATCCTTAATGGAGAGATTGACTGAGCAGGAAAAAAGCATTGTATTACTAAGGTATTATGCCGATCAGACAATGAGTGAGATTGCCAAAACATTAGATATTCCTTTAGGAACAGTGAAGACGGTTTTGTATCGTGCTTTAAATAAATTGAGAACTCAAATGACGAGGGAGGATATATATGAGCAATGA
- a CDS encoding ATP-binding cassette domain-containing protein, which translates to MANVIEVQSVQKKFGYKNALESVTFSIEKGEIFGFLGPSGSGKTTMIKILTAQLYHDQGKVEVFEKPVKEMAKNDNRKRFGILTDNSGLYVRLSIEENLLLYCDLYGVPKTAIKEALEFVKLYEDRKKRVAILSKGMTQRVLLARAILHKPSLLFLDEPTSALDPASTAHIHNGLRQLNKMGTTIFLTTHDMQEAESLCDRVAFLDKGEVRAIGTPSELKQQYSEKTITVELTDGTFQVIENHPSQAKKLYEWMETGEILRIHTNEPNLGDIFMQITGSDLQ; encoded by the coding sequence TTGGCGAATGTAATTGAAGTACAAAGTGTACAGAAGAAATTCGGATATAAAAATGCATTAGAAAGTGTAACTTTCTCCATTGAAAAAGGGGAAATATTTGGATTTCTTGGACCGAGTGGGTCCGGAAAAACAACAATGATCAAAATCTTAACTGCACAGCTTTATCATGATCAAGGTAAAGTGGAGGTTTTTGAAAAACCTGTAAAGGAAATGGCGAAAAATGATAATCGGAAGCGTTTTGGCATTTTAACAGATAATAGTGGGTTATATGTTCGATTATCTATTGAAGAAAACTTATTACTCTACTGTGATTTGTATGGTGTTCCGAAAACAGCAATAAAAGAAGCATTAGAATTTGTAAAGCTTTATGAGGATCGGAAAAAACGAGTAGCAATCTTATCAAAAGGAATGACGCAGCGTGTTTTATTAGCACGTGCAATTTTGCATAAACCATCTCTATTATTCTTAGATGAGCCAACTTCGGCACTTGATCCAGCAAGTACAGCACATATTCATAATGGATTACGTCAGTTAAATAAAATGGGAACAACGATATTTTTGACTACGCATGATATGCAAGAAGCAGAAAGCTTATGTGACCGAGTTGCCTTCCTAGATAAAGGAGAAGTACGTGCTATTGGTACTCCAAGTGAGTTAAAACAACAATATAGTGAAAAAACAATCACTGTTGAGCTTACAGATGGCACATTTCAAGTTATAGAAAACCATCCTAGTCAAGCGAAAAAGCTTTACGAATGGATGGAAACAGGAGAAATTTTGCGCATCCATACAAATGAACCGAATTTAGGAGATATTTTTATGCAAATAACAGGGAGTGATTTACAATGA
- a CDS encoding Na+/H+ antiporter subunit A, whose amino-acid sequence MSVLHLVIIAPLLLAIIVPFLSKKIHGLHTGWFVLLLPIVLFIYFLQLIPVMRNQESIQETMNWIPSLGINFTAYVDGLGLLFALLITGIGALVVLYSIFYLSKEKENLSTFYVYLLMFMGAMLGVVLSDNLIVLYVFWELTSFSSFLLIGYWFERERSRYGAQKSMLITVFGGLAMLGGFLLLHVMTGSFSVREIISMASEISSDPLFIVALVLVLLGAFTKSAQFPFHIWLPDAMEAPTPVSAYLHSATMVKAGIYLVARMSPVFAEQGIWLWLVGGIGILTLLWGSINAVKQTDLKAILAFSTVSQLGLIMSLLGVGAAALHFTELDTNIYMAATAAAVFHLVNHATFKGSLFMVAGIVDHETGTRDIRKLGGLMQIMPITFTIALIGSFSMAGLPPFNGFLSKEMFLESMVDILSLNIFQLETWGVLFPVLAWIASVFTFIYSMIFLFKTFRGKYKPEKLPVQPHEAPIGMLISPIILAALVIVFGLFPNILSESIIEPAASSIMPELIAAGQTFDIHISFWHGFTPALWMTIGIITVGILLYVTLPKWKKVYEKLPKKITLNNMYDAGLMRLESSSNKATSFYMTGSIRQYMIYIFIGLISILSFSLISKNAFAIDTSNVAPVGVYELVLAFIVVAASFTILMARTRLTSIIALGAVGYTVALFFILFRAPDLALTQLVIETISVALFLLCFYHLPKLSRKEERIKFKLTNAIIAGGVGVIVTLVTLSAHSTKLFESISQYYIENTAEKAGGGNMVNVILVDFRGLDTMFEIAVLGIAALGIYGMIRLRLSRRKK is encoded by the coding sequence TTGTCTGTCTTACATCTTGTTATTATCGCACCACTCTTATTAGCAATTATTGTGCCTTTCCTAAGTAAGAAAATCCACGGACTTCATACAGGCTGGTTTGTGCTTTTACTCCCAATCGTATTATTCATTTACTTTTTACAGCTTATTCCTGTCATGAGAAATCAGGAGTCCATTCAAGAAACGATGAATTGGATCCCTTCTTTAGGTATTAATTTTACAGCCTATGTAGATGGATTAGGACTGCTATTCGCTCTACTCATTACTGGTATTGGCGCATTGGTTGTGCTTTATTCCATCTTTTACCTATCAAAGGAAAAAGAAAACCTCAGTACATTCTATGTTTATCTACTTATGTTCATGGGAGCGATGCTCGGTGTCGTACTCTCTGATAACTTAATCGTTCTTTATGTATTCTGGGAGCTAACTTCTTTTTCATCCTTCCTATTAATTGGATATTGGTTTGAGAGAGAGCGTTCACGCTACGGTGCACAAAAGTCGATGTTAATTACCGTATTTGGTGGACTTGCGATGCTTGGAGGATTTCTATTACTACACGTGATGACAGGTTCCTTCAGTGTTAGAGAAATTATTTCCATGGCTAGCGAAATAAGCTCAGATCCATTATTTATTGTAGCGCTTGTATTAGTTCTTCTTGGAGCTTTTACGAAATCAGCACAATTTCCTTTTCACATTTGGCTACCAGATGCAATGGAAGCACCTACACCTGTCAGTGCATATTTGCACTCGGCAACGATGGTGAAAGCAGGAATTTATTTAGTTGCGCGTATGAGCCCTGTTTTTGCTGAACAAGGAATTTGGCTATGGCTTGTTGGTGGAATAGGTATCTTAACACTCTTATGGGGCTCAATTAATGCAGTGAAACAAACCGATTTAAAAGCTATTCTTGCTTTTTCAACCGTGAGTCAGCTCGGATTAATTATGAGCTTACTTGGAGTCGGTGCGGCTGCACTTCATTTTACAGAGCTTGACACGAATATTTATATGGCTGCCACTGCAGCAGCAGTATTTCATTTAGTGAACCATGCGACATTCAAAGGAAGCCTATTTATGGTCGCTGGGATTGTCGATCATGAAACAGGAACAAGGGATATTCGTAAATTAGGTGGGCTTATGCAAATCATGCCTATTACATTTACCATTGCTTTAATCGGTTCCTTTTCGATGGCAGGCTTGCCTCCATTTAATGGGTTCCTGAGTAAAGAAATGTTCCTTGAAAGCATGGTAGATATATTATCACTTAACATATTCCAGTTAGAAACATGGGGAGTGCTTTTCCCTGTACTTGCATGGATAGCAAGTGTATTCACTTTTATCTACAGCATGATTTTCTTATTTAAAACATTTAGAGGTAAATATAAGCCTGAGAAATTACCAGTACAACCACATGAAGCACCAATTGGCATGTTAATTTCTCCAATTATCTTAGCTGCTCTTGTTATTGTTTTTGGGTTATTTCCAAATATACTTTCTGAATCAATTATTGAACCGGCTGCTAGTTCGATTATGCCTGAGCTGATTGCAGCAGGTCAGACATTTGATATTCACATTTCATTCTGGCATGGCTTCACTCCAGCATTATGGATGACCATTGGAATCATTACCGTCGGAATATTATTGTATGTGACATTACCGAAATGGAAAAAAGTATATGAAAAACTTCCGAAAAAAATTACGTTAAACAATATGTATGATGCTGGATTAATGCGATTAGAATCTAGCTCAAATAAAGCAACAAGCTTTTATATGACAGGATCAATTAGACAATATATGATTTATATCTTTATTGGTCTCATTAGTATTCTAAGCTTTTCTCTTATCAGCAAAAATGCATTTGCAATTGATACAAGTAATGTAGCTCCTGTTGGAGTATATGAATTGGTGCTTGCCTTTATTGTTGTAGCAGCCTCTTTCACTATTCTGATGGCGAGAACAAGACTTACATCAATTATTGCACTTGGAGCAGTTGGATATACTGTTGCATTATTCTTCATCCTATTTAGAGCGCCTGATTTGGCCCTCACACAGCTTGTTATTGAAACAATTTCTGTTGCTTTATTCTTACTTTGTTTCTATCACCTGCCGAAGTTAAGTCGAAAAGAAGAGCGTATAAAATTTAAATTGACAAATGCTATTATAGCAGGTGGTGTAGGGGTTATTGTGACATTAGTTACCCTATCAGCACATAGTACAAAACTTTTTGAATCCATTTCACAGTATTATATTGAAAACACAGCAGAAAAAGCTGGTGGAGGTAACATGGTTAACGTTATCCTTGTTGACTTCCGTGGATTAGATACAATGTTTGAAATAGCCGTATTAGGTATTGCCGCTCTTGGTATATACGGTATGATTCGACTAAGACTCTCAAGGAGGAAAAAGTAG
- a CDS encoding Na(+)/H(+) antiporter subunit C — MEIIMSILIGLLFASAVYLMLSKSLLRIIIGTGLLSHGAHLMLLTMAGLKRGTVPLLGENAEAYTDPLPQALVLTAIVISFGVTAFFLVLAYRTYQELGTDNVEEMRGTEKDD; from the coding sequence ATGGAAATTATAATGTCGATATTAATCGGTCTACTCTTTGCTAGTGCCGTTTACTTAATGTTATCAAAAAGTTTATTACGAATTATTATTGGAACAGGCTTACTCAGCCATGGTGCACATTTGATGCTTTTAACAATGGCAGGATTAAAGCGTGGTACAGTGCCACTGCTTGGAGAAAATGCAGAAGCATATACAGATCCACTACCTCAAGCACTTGTGCTTACAGCAATTGTTATTAGCTTCGGTGTAACAGCTTTTTTCCTTGTTCTAGCTTATCGCACCTATCAAGAGCTTGGCACGGACAATGTCGAAGAGATGAGAGGTACTGAAAAAGATGATTAA
- a CDS encoding LytTR family transcriptional regulator DNA-binding domain-containing protein: protein MELQSFHIHPYIEAGNIVCPEIKLSYEKGKTIGIYTDAKRVQYLLRNFMKQQNTYVHVKEDALYRNLTVKEHIKFFKRLYGSKEPVESLLMMVGLDNIASTRVKNLTKSEYQLLQYIRFYLNSANTLILEEPLQNIEEYPKQLMIKILENLPSKMTILLSNNLEDLLISCNEVYRLDVEGLRQLDTDSQDSIGSEPVNTLPMKVDKIPTKKNDKIILFNPPEIDYIESVEGDVHVYVGGEAYPCALTLTDLENRLMSLGFFRCHRSYIVNLQKVREIITWTRNSYSLSIHTTTNTTVPLSKNKLPILKKLIGI, encoded by the coding sequence ATGGAATTACAGAGTTTCCATATTCATCCATATATAGAAGCAGGAAATATTGTTTGCCCTGAGATTAAGCTATCGTATGAAAAAGGAAAAACAATTGGTATTTATACAGATGCTAAAAGAGTGCAATATTTATTAAGAAATTTTATGAAACAGCAAAACACATATGTACATGTGAAAGAGGATGCGTTATATCGTAATTTGACAGTAAAAGAGCATATTAAGTTTTTCAAGAGATTATATGGATCAAAAGAGCCTGTTGAATCATTATTAATGATGGTTGGCTTAGATAATATTGCAAGTACCCGTGTAAAGAATCTAACAAAGAGTGAATATCAGCTCCTACAATATATAAGGTTTTATCTTAATTCTGCAAATACGCTTATCTTAGAAGAACCGCTACAAAACATAGAAGAGTATCCAAAACAGTTAATGATTAAGATTCTTGAAAATTTACCTTCTAAAATGACGATTTTACTATCTAATAATTTAGAGGATTTGCTTATTTCGTGTAACGAAGTTTATCGATTAGATGTAGAGGGATTAAGGCAATTAGATACAGATAGTCAAGATTCGATAGGTTCTGAACCAGTAAATACTTTACCAATGAAAGTTGATAAAATTCCAACAAAGAAAAATGATAAAATTATTTTATTTAACCCGCCAGAAATTGATTATATTGAAAGCGTAGAAGGGGATGTCCATGTATATGTTGGAGGAGAAGCATATCCCTGTGCGCTCACTTTAACAGATTTAGAAAACCGTCTTATGTCACTTGGATTTTTCCGATGTCATCGTTCTTATATTGTAAATTTACAAAAAGTGCGGGAAATTATTACTTGGACACGAAATAGTTATAGTTTGTCGATACATACGACAACAAATACAACCGTCCCATTGTCCAAAAATAAATTACCAATTTTAAAGAAATTAATCGGAATTTGA
- a CDS encoding Na+/H+ antiporter subunit E: MAFQILLNFLLAALWMFFESSVTLSTFIIGYLLGLLIIFVMRRFFNTRFYLYRVFAVIWLTILFLKELVLANLAVLKVVLKPNLDDIKPGIFAFETELETEWEVTLLSSLITLTPGTLVVDVSDDNKVLYIHSMDIEDVDEAVESIKLSFEKAISEVSR, translated from the coding sequence ATGGCTTTTCAAATATTATTGAACTTTTTGCTAGCAGCATTATGGATGTTTTTTGAAAGCTCTGTTACATTGTCTACATTTATTATTGGCTATCTACTAGGATTACTCATTATTTTTGTCATGCGTAGATTTTTCAACACTCGCTTTTATTTATATAGAGTATTTGCAGTTATCTGGCTCACTATCCTTTTTCTAAAAGAATTAGTTCTTGCTAATCTAGCTGTATTAAAAGTCGTACTTAAACCAAATTTAGATGATATCAAACCTGGTATCTTTGCATTTGAAACAGAGCTCGAAACTGAGTGGGAAGTTACGCTACTATCCAGTTTAATTACATTAACCCCTGGTACACTCGTTGTTGATGTATCTGATGATAATAAAGTGCTCTACATTCATTCCATGGACATTGAAGATGTTGATGAAGCTGTAGAAAGTATTAAGCTTTCATTTGAGAAAGCAATTTCGGAGGTGAGTCGCTAA
- a CDS encoding aldo/keto reductase gives MTNQIPEITLHDGVQIPAVGFGTYKLKGHHGAQAINHAIANGYRLLDSAYNYENEATVGEAIRRSSVPREELFITSKLPGRYHHYEDAIITIQESLFRANLDYYDLYLIHWPNPIQDNYIEAWQALIDAQKFGYIRSIGVCNFLPEHIERLEKETGILPTVNQIELHPQFNQLEQLKWHKEHQIITESWSPLTRGSQLLQDKRIQKIADQYHKTVSQIILRWHYQLGAIAIPKSVSPVRQKENISIFDFQLSETEMMMINQLTQPDGRIKDQDPAVYEEF, from the coding sequence ATGACAAACCAAATTCCAGAAATCACATTACACGATGGGGTGCAAATACCTGCTGTTGGTTTTGGTACTTATAAGCTAAAGGGACATCATGGTGCACAAGCGATTAATCACGCTATTGCTAATGGCTATCGTTTGCTTGATTCTGCCTATAATTATGAGAATGAGGCAACTGTTGGTGAGGCCATTCGTAGAAGCTCTGTACCGCGTGAGGAATTATTTATCACTTCAAAGCTCCCAGGACGTTATCATCATTATGAGGACGCGATTATTACGATTCAAGAGTCTCTATTTCGAGCAAATTTAGATTATTATGATCTATATCTTATTCACTGGCCAAATCCGATTCAGGATAACTATATAGAAGCATGGCAAGCACTTATTGATGCACAGAAATTTGGTTATATACGTTCTATTGGTGTATGTAATTTCTTACCAGAACACATAGAACGTCTAGAAAAAGAAACAGGGATTTTACCAACAGTGAATCAAATCGAATTACATCCACAATTTAACCAACTAGAGCAGCTGAAATGGCATAAAGAACATCAAATTATTACAGAATCATGGAGTCCGCTAACTAGAGGAAGCCAATTACTACAAGATAAAAGAATCCAAAAAATTGCTGATCAGTATCATAAAACAGTCTCACAAATCATTCTTCGTTGGCATTATCAGCTTGGTGCAATTGCTATACCTAAATCAGTTTCTCCAGTCCGACAGAAAGAGAATATTTCTATTTTTGATTTCCAATTAAGTGAGACTGAAATGATGATGATTAATCAACTTACCCAACCAGATGGAAGAATAAAGGACCAAGATCCTGCTGTGTATGAAGAGTTTTAA
- a CDS encoding Na+/H+ antiporter subunit D: MINLLILPIIIPLVTAVILIFFANKIAIQRWISVISMIGTFITSLILIHKIHQSGIQTLDLSNWPAPFGITLVSDMLSALLVATGSFIALCCILYSFDTIGKEREKYYYYSIVQFLMVGVNGAFTTGDIFNMFVFFEVMLMSSYALIVIGGTKIQLRESIKYLLVNITSSALFVIAVAYLYSVVGTLNMAHISERIAEVNQPGILSVIAVLFLIVFGLKGGIFPLFFWLPGSYYAPPVPILALFGALLTKVGVYSILRTYTLFFYHDQGFTHTLLIVLSLITVVLGAIAAIAYKDIKKIIIYNIIIAIGVITYGIGVMNADALSGSVFYLIHDMLIKAALFMIAGVIIIITGTGNYQKFSGLIRHYPLLSWTFFISILALAGIPPLSGFVGKILIARGGFEANDVIGALIILFSSLAVLYSLMRVFINSFWGESKSGQINTNASIGKLMVPIILLMVVSICYGVFSEYVNVYITQAVEVLINPSIYIDAVLYK, translated from the coding sequence ATGATTAATTTACTAATACTACCGATTATCATTCCACTTGTCACTGCTGTCATTTTGATCTTTTTTGCTAATAAAATTGCCATTCAGCGTTGGATTTCTGTGATTTCTATGATAGGAACATTCATTACTTCCTTGATTTTGATTCATAAAATCCATCAGAGTGGTATTCAGACACTAGACCTTAGTAACTGGCCAGCACCCTTCGGTATCACACTTGTATCCGATATGTTATCTGCCCTACTGGTTGCTACTGGCTCTTTTATTGCACTTTGTTGTATTCTTTATTCCTTTGACACTATTGGGAAGGAACGTGAAAAATACTATTACTACTCTATCGTTCAATTTTTGATGGTGGGTGTAAACGGAGCATTTACTACAGGTGATATATTCAATATGTTCGTCTTTTTCGAAGTAATGCTCATGTCCTCCTATGCATTGATTGTTATTGGTGGAACAAAAATACAATTACGTGAATCCATTAAGTATTTACTTGTGAATATCACATCCTCTGCATTATTTGTTATTGCAGTTGCTTATCTTTATTCTGTGGTTGGAACCTTAAACATGGCTCATATTTCAGAAAGAATTGCAGAAGTAAATCAACCTGGTATTCTATCTGTCATTGCAGTACTCTTTTTAATTGTATTTGGCTTAAAAGGTGGTATATTCCCGCTCTTCTTTTGGCTACCAGGTTCCTACTATGCGCCACCAGTTCCAATCTTGGCGTTATTCGGGGCTTTATTAACCAAAGTAGGTGTATATTCTATCTTAAGAACATATACCCTGTTCTTCTATCATGATCAAGGGTTTACACATACACTACTTATCGTCTTGTCATTAATAACCGTAGTGCTTGGCGCTATTGCCGCCATTGCCTATAAAGATATTAAAAAGATTATTATTTACAATATCATTATTGCTATCGGAGTTATTACTTATGGTATTGGGGTTATGAATGCTGATGCCTTGAGCGGTTCTGTCTTCTATTTAATCCATGATATGTTAATTAAAGCAGCGCTCTTTATGATTGCTGGTGTTATTATTATCATTACAGGGACAGGCAATTATCAGAAATTTAGTGGGTTAATCCGACATTACCCATTACTTAGTTGGACTTTCTTTATTTCCATTCTCGCACTTGCAGGTATTCCACCATTAAGTGGTTTTGTTGGGAAGATTTTGATAGCAAGAGGAGGATTTGAAGCTAATGATGTGATTGGAGCATTGATTATTCTATTCTCCAGTCTAGCTGTCCTATATTCATTGATGAGAGTATTCATTAATAGCTTCTGGGGCGAATCAAAAAGCGGTCAGATTAATACGAATGCAAGCATCGGCAAATTAATGGTTCCGATCATTCTACTAATGGTTGTCTCTATCTGCTATGGTGTATTCTCTGAATATGTAAATGTCTATATTACGCAGGCTGTAGAAGTGCTCATCAATCCTTCTATTTATATTGATGCTGTTTTATATAAATAA